The Erigeron canadensis isolate Cc75 chromosome 4, C_canadensis_v1, whole genome shotgun sequence genome window below encodes:
- the LOC122595551 gene encoding uncharacterized protein LOC122595551 isoform X2, with translation MGSRGGGGGGAGIPPASRKMVQSLKEIVNGVPDSEIYSTLKDCNMDPNEAVNRLLSQDTFHEVKSKREKKKEHKDTTESRPRGGGSTSNRGGRSGTDRYAGRSGSTHFNSSEPGGLHGKPTYKRENGSSSFTSSNTPATRVASRNANWHPQSYSESLGVANEPLAHNVADAVPVPQPSSGYQSAWVGAPGQKSMADIVKMGRPQNKVYSTSNASQPNINHNLVPEIHPEHDASPHNEWPSIEKPPAVRVVDTHADSGMDLAQSNLSFDKSNEYVGYETNVVEPQEESSSEDDIEDHVGPASVTEPHYDDGSYNNMDSYHPHDDASDNKEVEEVEPPMSSMSASMQKLAIQDEEPTVQPEEDVPSVVIPNHLQVHSADCSHLSFGSFGVTMNPGFSGPSSAEHSETTNLEYYEDTSARTLAGAENYELPSASQTAVMKQEDSEVTHSSQNQYGFSHNNQLLEPSFPQSQTPPQTQISTPFLNVMAAANGHPAREPDLSYSQFSVSQSMPSRYANSASSISDPTISMAEALKTVGLSSSQPLQQNLSTGPAVPQHLLHPYSQPTLPLGPFAANMIGYPFLAPQSYTYMPSGFQPAYAGNSTYHQQLAAMLPQYKSSISASSLPQSAASGYGSFGGSTTIPGNYQVSQPSVAEGSAINYEDALRAHYKDSSHLLSLQQQQQQLQQQNENWLHGGGSRTMPAVAASAYYNLQGQSQQQPSGFRQGQQPSQSYGGAPLNYPDFFHSQPGMSQEQHQLQQNSREASLGGGSQGQPKLQSQQLWQNGY, from the exons ATGGGTAGCAgaggcggcggcggcggcggagCTGGAATACCACCGGCATCAAGAAAGATGGTACAAAGCTTAAAAGAGATTGTAAACGGTGTTCCGGATTCTGAGATCTATTCCACTCTTAAAGACTGTAATATGGACCCTAATGAAGCTGTTAATCGTCTTCTTTCTCAAG ATACTTTTCACGAGGTGAAGAGCAAacgagaaaagaaaaaagag CACAAGGATACAACAGAATCTAGACCCCGTGGTGGTGGCAGCACCTCTAATCGTGGGGGTAGAAGTGGCACAGATCGATACGCTGGACGTAGTGGTTCAACCCATTTTAACTCTTCTG AGCCTGGTGGATTGCATGGAAAGCCTACATATAAGAGGGAAAATGGGTCGAGTTCTTTTACATCTTCAAACACTCCAGCTACTAGAGTTGCATCGCGTAATGCAAATTGGCACCCTCAATCTTACAG TGAATCTTTAGGTGTGGCAAATGAACCATTAGCTCATAATGTAGCTGATGCTGTACCAGTTCCACAGCCATCTTCTGGATACCAATCTGCTTGGGTGGGTGCACCCGGACAAAAGTCAATGGCTGACATTGTCAAAATGGGTAGGCCACAGAACAAGGTTTATAGCACTTCAAACGCATCTCAACCGAACATCAATCACAACCTGGTTCCTGAGATACATCCTGAACATGATGCTTCTCCTCATAATGAATGGCCCTCTATTGAGAAGCCACCCGCTGTTCGTGTGGTAGATACTCATGCAGATTCTGGGATGGATTTGGCTCAATCAAATTTGTCATTCGATAAAAGTAACGAGTATGTAGGCTATGAGACCAATGTGGTTGAGCCGCAAGAGGAAAGTTCTTCTGAAGATGACATTGAGGACCACGTTGGACCTGCTTCTGTTACCGAACCCCATTATGACGATGGATCTTATAACAACATGGACTCTTACCATCCTCACGATGATGCTTCCGACAACAAAGAAG TCGAAGAAGTTGAACCCCCTATGTCGTCCATGAGTGCAAGTATGCAAAAGCTTGCAATACAAGATGAGGAGCCCACGGTACAACCTGAAGAGGATGTCCCTTCTGTAGTAATTCCGAATCACTTACAAGTCCATAGTGCTGATTGCTCGCACTTAAGTTTTGGAAGCTTTGGAGTAACCATGAATCCGGGATTCTCTGGACCCTCATCTGCAGAGCACTCTGAAACGAC AAATCTAGAGTACTATGAAGATACTTCTGCAAGAACGTTAGCAGGAGCAGAGAACTATGAGTTACCTTCTGCTTCACAAACTGCAGTTATGAAACAAGAGGATTCTGAAGTGACACATAGCAGTCAAAATCAATATGGTTTTTCTCATAATAACCAGTTATTGGAACCTTCTTTCCCTCAATCCCAAACACCTCCACAGACTCAAATTTCTACTCCCTTTTTGAACGTCATG GCTGCAGCGAATGGCCATCCTGCAAGAGAACCTGATCTGTCGTACTCACAGTTTTCAGTAAGTCAATCTATGCCTTCTAGGTATGCCAACTCAGCATCTTCCATCAGCGATCCTACCATATCCATGGCAGAG GCTTTAAAGACTGTTGGCCTTTCATCGTCTCAACCGCTACAACAGAATCTTTCTACTGGGCCTGCTGTACCGCAGCACCTTCTGCACCCTTACTCCCAACCCACTCTTCCTTTGGGACCTTTTGCAGCTAACATGATCGGCTACCCTTTCTTAGCCCCCCAAAGTTATACATACATGCCATCTGGTTTTCAACCCGCATATGCTGGAAATAGTACATATCATCAACAGTTAGCGGCCATGCTACCTCAGTACAAAAGTAGTATTTCAGCCAGCAGCTTGCCACAATCTGCTGCTTCCGGTTATGGTTCATTTGGTGGGTCAACAACAATTCCTGGAAATTACCAAGTTAGCCAACCTTCAGTTGCTGAAGGTTCTGCAATAAATTATGAAGATGCCTTGAGAGCCCATTATAAAGATAGCAGCCATTTGCTCTCTCTtcaacagcagcagcagcagctacAACAACAG AATGAGAACTGGCTTCATGGAGGTGGCTCCCGGACAATGCCGGCTGTTGCAGCCAGTGCATATTACAATCTGCAGGGTCAGAGCCAGCAGCAGCCAAGTGGGTTTAGGCAAGGTCAGCAGCCTTCACAGAGTTATGGCGGGGCACCGCTAAATTACCCAGATTTTTTCCACTCCCAGCCTGGGATGTCACAGGAGCAACATCAGCTACAGCAGAATTCTAGGGAGGCTTCACTTGGTGGTGGGTCCCAAGGGCAACCTAAACTTCAGTCGCAACAGTTATGGCAAAACGGATACTGA
- the LOC122595551 gene encoding uncharacterized protein LOC122595551 isoform X1, translating into MGSRGGGGGGAGIPPASRKMVQSLKEIVNGVPDSEIYSTLKDCNMDPNEAVNRLLSQDTFHEVKSKREKKKEHKDTTESRPRGGGSTSNRGGRSGTDRYAGRSGSTHFNSSEPGGLHGKPTYKRENGSSSFTSSNTPATRVASRNANWHPQSYSESLGVANEPLAHNVADAVPVPQPSSGYQSAWVGAPGQKSMADIVKMGRPQNKVYSTSNASQPNINHNLVPEIHPEHDASPHNEWPSIEKPPAVRVVDTHADSGMDLAQSNLSFDKSNEYVGYETNVVEPQEESSSEDDIEDHVGPASVTEPHYDDGSYNNMDSYHPHDDASDNKEVEEVEPPMSSMSASMQKLAIQDEEPTVQPEEDVPSVVIPNHLQVHSADCSHLSFGSFGVTMNPGFSGPSSAEHSETTNLEYYEDTSARTLAGAENYELPSASQTAVMKQEDSEVTHSSQNQYGFSHNNQLLEPSFPQSQTPPQTQISTPFLNVMQAAANGHPAREPDLSYSQFSVSQSMPSRYANSASSISDPTISMAEALKTVGLSSSQPLQQNLSTGPAVPQHLLHPYSQPTLPLGPFAANMIGYPFLAPQSYTYMPSGFQPAYAGNSTYHQQLAAMLPQYKSSISASSLPQSAASGYGSFGGSTTIPGNYQVSQPSVAEGSAINYEDALRAHYKDSSHLLSLQQQQQQLQQQNENWLHGGGSRTMPAVAASAYYNLQGQSQQQPSGFRQGQQPSQSYGGAPLNYPDFFHSQPGMSQEQHQLQQNSREASLGGGSQGQPKLQSQQLWQNGY; encoded by the exons ATGGGTAGCAgaggcggcggcggcggcggagCTGGAATACCACCGGCATCAAGAAAGATGGTACAAAGCTTAAAAGAGATTGTAAACGGTGTTCCGGATTCTGAGATCTATTCCACTCTTAAAGACTGTAATATGGACCCTAATGAAGCTGTTAATCGTCTTCTTTCTCAAG ATACTTTTCACGAGGTGAAGAGCAAacgagaaaagaaaaaagag CACAAGGATACAACAGAATCTAGACCCCGTGGTGGTGGCAGCACCTCTAATCGTGGGGGTAGAAGTGGCACAGATCGATACGCTGGACGTAGTGGTTCAACCCATTTTAACTCTTCTG AGCCTGGTGGATTGCATGGAAAGCCTACATATAAGAGGGAAAATGGGTCGAGTTCTTTTACATCTTCAAACACTCCAGCTACTAGAGTTGCATCGCGTAATGCAAATTGGCACCCTCAATCTTACAG TGAATCTTTAGGTGTGGCAAATGAACCATTAGCTCATAATGTAGCTGATGCTGTACCAGTTCCACAGCCATCTTCTGGATACCAATCTGCTTGGGTGGGTGCACCCGGACAAAAGTCAATGGCTGACATTGTCAAAATGGGTAGGCCACAGAACAAGGTTTATAGCACTTCAAACGCATCTCAACCGAACATCAATCACAACCTGGTTCCTGAGATACATCCTGAACATGATGCTTCTCCTCATAATGAATGGCCCTCTATTGAGAAGCCACCCGCTGTTCGTGTGGTAGATACTCATGCAGATTCTGGGATGGATTTGGCTCAATCAAATTTGTCATTCGATAAAAGTAACGAGTATGTAGGCTATGAGACCAATGTGGTTGAGCCGCAAGAGGAAAGTTCTTCTGAAGATGACATTGAGGACCACGTTGGACCTGCTTCTGTTACCGAACCCCATTATGACGATGGATCTTATAACAACATGGACTCTTACCATCCTCACGATGATGCTTCCGACAACAAAGAAG TCGAAGAAGTTGAACCCCCTATGTCGTCCATGAGTGCAAGTATGCAAAAGCTTGCAATACAAGATGAGGAGCCCACGGTACAACCTGAAGAGGATGTCCCTTCTGTAGTAATTCCGAATCACTTACAAGTCCATAGTGCTGATTGCTCGCACTTAAGTTTTGGAAGCTTTGGAGTAACCATGAATCCGGGATTCTCTGGACCCTCATCTGCAGAGCACTCTGAAACGAC AAATCTAGAGTACTATGAAGATACTTCTGCAAGAACGTTAGCAGGAGCAGAGAACTATGAGTTACCTTCTGCTTCACAAACTGCAGTTATGAAACAAGAGGATTCTGAAGTGACACATAGCAGTCAAAATCAATATGGTTTTTCTCATAATAACCAGTTATTGGAACCTTCTTTCCCTCAATCCCAAACACCTCCACAGACTCAAATTTCTACTCCCTTTTTGAACGTCATG CAGGCTGCAGCGAATGGCCATCCTGCAAGAGAACCTGATCTGTCGTACTCACAGTTTTCAGTAAGTCAATCTATGCCTTCTAGGTATGCCAACTCAGCATCTTCCATCAGCGATCCTACCATATCCATGGCAGAG GCTTTAAAGACTGTTGGCCTTTCATCGTCTCAACCGCTACAACAGAATCTTTCTACTGGGCCTGCTGTACCGCAGCACCTTCTGCACCCTTACTCCCAACCCACTCTTCCTTTGGGACCTTTTGCAGCTAACATGATCGGCTACCCTTTCTTAGCCCCCCAAAGTTATACATACATGCCATCTGGTTTTCAACCCGCATATGCTGGAAATAGTACATATCATCAACAGTTAGCGGCCATGCTACCTCAGTACAAAAGTAGTATTTCAGCCAGCAGCTTGCCACAATCTGCTGCTTCCGGTTATGGTTCATTTGGTGGGTCAACAACAATTCCTGGAAATTACCAAGTTAGCCAACCTTCAGTTGCTGAAGGTTCTGCAATAAATTATGAAGATGCCTTGAGAGCCCATTATAAAGATAGCAGCCATTTGCTCTCTCTtcaacagcagcagcagcagctacAACAACAG AATGAGAACTGGCTTCATGGAGGTGGCTCCCGGACAATGCCGGCTGTTGCAGCCAGTGCATATTACAATCTGCAGGGTCAGAGCCAGCAGCAGCCAAGTGGGTTTAGGCAAGGTCAGCAGCCTTCACAGAGTTATGGCGGGGCACCGCTAAATTACCCAGATTTTTTCCACTCCCAGCCTGGGATGTCACAGGAGCAACATCAGCTACAGCAGAATTCTAGGGAGGCTTCACTTGGTGGTGGGTCCCAAGGGCAACCTAAACTTCAGTCGCAACAGTTATGGCAAAACGGATACTGA